From Granulimonas faecalis:
TCGCGAGGCCGTCGACCTTCTCGGAGAGGGAGGCCGCGCCCACCACGAACCTGGGCCGCGCCACGCCCAGGGGGTCGTCGGCGTCGCCGTAGGTCTCGATGAAGGTGGAGAAGTCGCCCAGGGTCGACTCGAGCAGGCAGTCGAGCTCGGCCGCCGTGTGGCGCCGGGTGTCGAGCTTGCCGAGCAGGCAGGCGAGCACCTGGGCGTAGGGGAGCTCGGGCCACGCGAGGCGCTCGAGGTCGAAGTACGCATAGGTGTAGTCGATGCGGTGCGTGTCGAGGTCGTACACATGGCAGGGGTAGGGCGCCTCGACCTCGCGGGAGGTCACGGGCGCCGGGGCCTCGGCGATGTCCGCTAGCGTGAGGTGGGGCAGCTTGGCGACGTCGGCGGGGTCGTCGGGGCGCTGCTGCTCCTCCTTGAGGGCCCGGGCCTCCTCCATGACGTCCTCGAGCCACGCGGTGTCCATGGCCTCCTTGATGCGGGCCAGGTGCTCGGCCTCGCGGGCCGTGCCGGTGCCCTCCTGGGGCTCCACGCACACGAGGGCGCTGTGGGGGTTCTCCACCACGGCCTCGCGCAGCAGGCGGTCGAAGATGCCGAGGCCCATGGAGTCGCCGAGGTCGCGGCAGGCGTCCTCGTAGCGCACGTAGGAGAGCGGGTCGTCCTCGTCGTAGAGCCAGCTGCCCATGGCGCACACGGCCAGGGCCACGCCGTCCGGGTAGCCGAAGTCGCCCTCGCGCAGGTTGAACTCTGCCTGGGCCAGGGAGGCCTGGAGGCGGTCGCAGGGCACCCCGGCGTCGGCCAGCTCGGCGCAGGCACCCTCCACGAGGGCGCGGAGCCTCTCGGCGACGCCGGGCTTGGCGCCCTTGAGCTCGAAGACGACCATGGGCTGTGCCATGCCGTCCACCACGAACGCGCAGGCGTCGTCGCCCAGGTCGGCGTCGATGATGCGGCGCATGAGCGGGGCCTCGTTGGAGCCCATGAGGGTGTCGAGCAGGATGTCGGCGGCCAGCACGCGCTCGCGGTCGGCCCATGTGCCGATCACGTAGCCCAGGCCCACGCAGCGGTTGTCGGGGGCGGTGGCCAGCGGCACCTCGAGGGGCGCGGGCGACACGGGCCCTTGCATCGCGAGCTCGTTGGGGCCCTCCTCGCCGCGCACCTCGGCGGCCGAGAAGCGCTCGTCGAGGAAGGCGAGCTCACGGTCGATGTCGATGTCGCCGTAGAGCACGGTGTGGGAGTTGTCGAGGCGGTAGTGGCGCCGGTGGGCGTCCACGAACTCCTCGTAGCAGAGGTCGGGGATGGCCTCGGGGTTGCCGCCCGACTCGTGGCGGTAGCAGGTGTCGGGGAAGAGCTGGCGCTTGAGCTCCATGAACAGCACGTCCTCGGGGTCCGAGAGCGCGCCCTTCATCTCGTTGAACACGACGCCGTTGATGGTGAGCGGCGCGTCGGGCGACTCCAGCTCGTAGTGCCAGCCCTCCTGCTCGAAGATGCGGGGGCGGCGGTAGATGTTAGGGTCGAGCACGGCGTCCAGGTAGACGTCCATGAGGTTCTCGAGGTCGGCCACGTTGGTGGAGGCCACCGGGTACATGGTCTTGTCCGGGAAGGTCATGGCGTTGAGAAACGTCTGCATGGAGCTCTTGAGCAGGTTGACGAAGGGCTCCTTCACCGGGTACTTGGCCGAGCCGTCGAGTACGGAGTGCTCGAGGATGTGGAAGACGCCCGTGTCGTCCGCGGGCGGCGTCTTGAAGGCGATGGAGAAGGCGCGGTTCTCGTCCGCGTTGGCGAGCCACAGGAGCCGGGCCCCGGTGGCGCGGTGGGTGAGGACGTAGGCCCAGCCGTCGACCTCGGGCACCTCCTCGGCGCTCACGACCTCGAAGCCGGCGTGCACCTCGCCCGGGGCGAGCTCGTCTGCGTGGGTGGTCTTGGGGTCCATGGGTCCTCCTCGGGGTTCGCGGTATCTAGGAGACTATAGCCCTACGGGGTGCGCCCCCGAGCGAGGGGCGGCCGGTGATGTGCCTGTTCAGCTGGTGAGGAACACCATGACGAGGATGGCCGCGAAGCCCGCGAGCTCCGCCGGGACGAAGGCCGTACCGGTGAGCAGCACGCTGGCCACGGTGGCCGTGACCGGCTCGACGGTGCCGAGGAGGTTGGCCTTGTAGGCACCGAGGTTCTTGACGCCCTGGAAGAACAGGCCGTAGGCGAGGACCGTGCCGGCCACCACGGTGAAGGCGAGGAGGCCCCAGCCGCCCGCGTCGAAGGCGGGCATGCTCTCCCAGGGCCGCACGGCGACGCACAGCGAGCCGCCCACGATCACCATCTCCATGCCCACGATGGCCATGGAGCCGTACTCGGCCAGGAGGCGGCGGGACAGCACGGCCACGACGGCCGCGCCCGTGGCGCAGCCGATGCCGAACGCCAGGCCGGCGGGCGAGATGTGGAGCGCCCCGAGGTCGCCGTGGGTGGCCACGAGGTACACGCCGGCCAGGGCCAGGACGAGGCCGGCGAGCTCCCGGCGGCGCGGCGCGCGGCGGGTGCGCAGGCACACGTAGACCAGCACCATGGGGATGGAGAGCGACTGCAGGATGGTGGCCGTGCCGGAGTCCGTGAGGTCCACGGCGTAGAGGTAGCAGCAGGAGTTGAGGAACATCCCCAGGAGGGCCGAGGCCAGGAGCTGGAGCACGTCGCGGCGGCGGCGCGCGAGGTCGCTCACCACGCGGGGGTTGCGTACGAGGGCCATGGCCAGGAGCAGCACGCCGGCGAGCACCTGGCGCACGCAGACGAGCCAGAGGGGCTCGATGCCCCAGGCGCCCATGAGGATCTTGGAGCAGGTGCCCGAGAGGCCCCAGAGCATGCCACCCACGAGGGTGCAGGCCACGCCCGTGGCCGCGACGGAGCGCGGGGAGGGCGCGTCCGGACCCGTCTCGCCGAGGGGCTCGCCCGGGACGGCCCGGACCTCGTCGCCGTTCTCTGCGAGTGCGGGCTGGGTGTCTTGGGCC
This genomic window contains:
- a CDS encoding insulinase family protein yields the protein MDPKTTHADELAPGEVHAGFEVVSAEEVPEVDGWAYVLTHRATGARLLWLANADENRAFSIAFKTPPADDTGVFHILEHSVLDGSAKYPVKEPFVNLLKSSMQTFLNAMTFPDKTMYPVASTNVADLENLMDVYLDAVLDPNIYRRPRIFEQEGWHYELESPDAPLTINGVVFNEMKGALSDPEDVLFMELKRQLFPDTCYRHESGGNPEAIPDLCYEEFVDAHRRHYRLDNSHTVLYGDIDIDRELAFLDERFSAAEVRGEEGPNELAMQGPVSPAPLEVPLATAPDNRCVGLGYVIGTWADRERVLAADILLDTLMGSNEAPLMRRIIDADLGDDACAFVVDGMAQPMVVFELKGAKPGVAERLRALVEGACAELADAGVPCDRLQASLAQAEFNLREGDFGYPDGVALAVCAMGSWLYDEDDPLSYVRYEDACRDLGDSMGLGIFDRLLREAVVENPHSALVCVEPQEGTGTAREAEHLARIKEAMDTAWLEDVMEEARALKEEQQRPDDPADVAKLPHLTLADIAEAPAPVTSREVEAPYPCHVYDLDTHRIDYTYAYFDLERLAWPELPYAQVLACLLGKLDTRRHTAAELDCLLESTLGDFSTFIETYGDADDPLGVARPRFVVGAASLSEKVDGLASLPMEVCLETLFKDTERIRAILTQRRVAMEQGFIGSGHSAALARCRSYYSRGALVADAVSGIGFYRFLVSLLDSFDRRAASLCEVLRNLQGRIFKGDGLETSFAGAPGDVERYWEAAGDLGLMNDGHATKTQLEVPEPEPAREAFTIPANVCFVGRAAAGLTLPRDPVAYNGSWLVASRALSYGYLWNEVRVLGGAYGAGFSGTPASVMGFYSYRDPAVDPTLAAYAGAGAWLSGWDPAASDLEGFVISTVAGLDAPVKPRAAMRREDKLRISGRGPAWRAQVRQEVLDSSVDTVRALGAAVAQVGETGGVCVIGGADIIAASTAELEVSRLV
- a CDS encoding DMT family transporter, which translates into the protein MAQDTQPALAENGDEVRAVPGEPLGETGPDAPSPRSVAATGVACTLVGGMLWGLSGTCSKILMGAWGIEPLWLVCVRQVLAGVLLLAMALVRNPRVVSDLARRRRDVLQLLASALLGMFLNSCCYLYAVDLTDSGTATILQSLSIPMVLVYVCLRTRRAPRRRELAGLVLALAGVYLVATHGDLGALHISPAGLAFGIGCATGAAVVAVLSRRLLAEYGSMAIVGMEMVIVGGSLCVAVRPWESMPAFDAGGWGLLAFTVVAGTVLAYGLFFQGVKNLGAYKANLLGTVEPVTATVASVLLTGTAFVPAELAGFAAILVMVFLTS